The genomic interval CCTTCGAGCCGACGTATCGATACAGCGCCGTCGTGGTCATCTCGAGGCGTGCAGCGACGCGGGCGAGCGAGAGGGACTCCAGGCCGATCTCGTCGGCGAGGTCGACCGCGACCGAGGACACCTCTGCAGTCGTCCACCGCGCTTTCGGTCCGCGGACGGTCGGCGCCTCGAGACCCCAGAGCTGCCGAATCGCGCGATCGTCTTGACTGTGCATGACGTTCACTGTAACGTACCCGGTAATCAGTGAACAGCATTCACAGTAAGGGAATCTCGCATGACGAACATCCTCATCACCGGCGCCTCCTCCGGAATCGGCGCCCGCGTCGCGGCCCTGCTCGCAGCCCAGGGCCTCACGGTCTACGGCGCAGCGCGCAACACCACGGCGATCGCCGCGATCGACGGTGTGGCCCCAGTCGCACTCGACCTCACCGACGAGCAGTCGATCCAGCACGCCGTCGCCACCGCGACCGAGAACGGCCCCATCGACGTGCTCATCAACTGCGCCGGCTACGGCGAGTTCGGCAGCGTCGAGGAGACCTCGCTGGCAGACGCCCGCGCCCAGCTCGAGGTGAATGTGCTCGGCGCCGTCGGCCTGATCCAGGCCGCGCTGCCAGGCATGCGCGCTGCAGGCCGCGGCCGCATCGTCAACGTCTCATCGCTCGCCGGCGAGTTCGCAGCGCCCCTTGGTGGCTGGTACCACGCGTCGAAGTTCGCGCTCGAGGCCCTGTCGGACTCGCTGCGCGGAGAGGTGGCCCAGTTCGGCATCGACGTCACGCTGGTGCAGCCGAGCTATGTCGCCACGGACTGGCACAACACTGCGATGGATCGCCTCGAGCAGACGTCGGCGCGCGGTCCGTACGCGAAAATGGCGGCCGCGATGCGCGCGTACTTCGCCAGCCCCGGCATGGCGAAGCAGATGTCGAGTGCGGATGCTGTCGCCGAGCTCATCGTCAAGGCCGCACTCACCGCGCGCCCGAAGACCCGCTACCGGATCGGCCCAGGCGCGAACATCGCCGTCGCGCTCGCGACCTTCCTGCCCGATCGCACCTTCGATGCCATGACGCGCAAGCAGTTCGGGTACGCCTGAGTCCGGGCATCCACCCTTCCGAGAGACCTGTCCTGAACCGGAGGCGCGTCAGGGAGCCGCGGCCCGCGCGACATGGCTGCGCGCGTGCGCGACGGCGGCGCCGAGCTCATCGAAGAGGTGATTCTGGTGGCGCAGGGATGCCAGCACGCCGACCCGCTCGGCGAGTGGACGGTGCTGCGGTGGGATCCCCTTGACCAGCACGGTGATGCCGCGACGCTCCAGCGAGGTGATCAGCTCGGTGATCACCTGCGCGCCGGTGGCATCGAGGATCTGCAGCTGCGACATGCGGATCACGATGACCTCGATGTCGCGCAGCTCGGCGACGCGCTCCAGCATCCGCTCCGCCGCTCCGAAGAACAGGGCGCCCTCGAGTCGGAACACCGCGATGCGCTCGTCGCCGGGCTGCGCGAGCCCCGGCAGCTCCTCCCGATGCACGCCGCTCGTGCCCGCCAGCTGACGGAGCGCGAAGAAGCCCGCGACGAGCAGGCCGATCAGCACCGCGTAGATCAGGTCGACGCTGATCGTGATCACGGCCGTGACGATGAAGACCGCGGCGTCGGCGCGGGTCGAGCGCAGCACGGTGCGCACCGTGGACGGTGTGATCATCCGCACGGCGGTCACCATCAGCACACCGGCCAGCGCCGCCAACGGGATGTGCGCGACCACCGAGGCGCCGACGAGCGCGATGGCGAGCAGCAGCAGCGCATGCACGGTGGATGCCGCGCGCGTGCGGGCTCCCGCGCGCACGTTCACGGCTGTGCGCGCGATCGCACCGGTGGCCGGCATGCCGCCGAACAGTCCAGAGGCGATCGAGGCGAGGCCTTGACCGACGAGCTCACGATCGGCGTCATACTGGCCGGTGTCGGCAAGGGTCGCAGCCACTCGGATCGACAGCAGGGATTCGATGGCGGCCAGCGCGGCGACCGCCACGGCAGGACCGACCAGAGAGAGCAGCGTCGTCAGGTCGACGGCGGGCAGCATCGGGGCCGGCAGCCCGGTGGGCAGCTCGCCGATGGTGTCGACCGGAAGTCCGACCAGTGCAGCGATCAGCGAGGCGACGACGATCGCCAGCAGTGACCCGGGAAAGCGCGGATGCAGACGGGTCGAAAGGAGCATGATGACCACGACGATGCCGACCAGCAGCAGCGACCAGCCGAGCTTCGGCCACGCCACGGCGGCCAGTGATTGTGCGGCCGCGATCACGGCGTTGGTGCTCTCGCCCACCGGGGTGCCGGTCGCCGTCGGCACCTGCTGAAGGAAGATGATCACGGCGATCCCGAGGGTGAACCCCTCGATCACCGGCCACGGGATGTAGCCCACCGTGCGGCCGAGCCGCAGCACGCCGGCGATCAGCACGATGAGCCCTGCCATCAGGCAGATCGCTGCCAGCGCGCCGGCGCCGTGCACGGCGAGGATCGGCGCGAGCACGACGACCATCGCCCCGGTGGGGCCGGAAACCTGCACGTTCGATCCGCCGAAGATCGCCGCGACCGCCCCGGCGACGATGGCAGTGACCAGCCCGCTCTCGGCGCCGGCACCAGAGCTGACGCCGAAGGCGAGCGCGAGCGGCAGGGCGACGATGCCGACAGTGACGCCCGCAAGCAGGTCACCCCGCCAGGTGCGCGGCAGTGCGCGGTAGTCGGATGCTGACGGCAGCAGCATCCGGGCGGAGCGGAGGTTCATGCGCGTGCGGGGATGGCCGGCAGGTGATCGCGCTCGACGAGCTGCTGCTGGGTCGTCTCGAGGATCTCACCCAGCAGCGCGCGGGCGACGCGCAGCAGGCCGGCGACCTGGGGGTACGCGAGACGGTAGAACACCAGACTGCCGCGACGCTCGGAGACCACGAGGCGGTTGCGGCGCAGCACGGCGAGATGCTGAGAGACGTGCGAGGGCTCGAGCTCGACGACGCGCAGCAGGTCGGTGACCGTGGCCTCGGGAGTACTCGAGAGCACTTCAAGGATGCGGATGCGGATCGGGTGCGCGAGCCCCTTGAAGAGTCCGGCCTTCACCTCGTACAGCGGGCGGTTCGGATCACTCAGCATCTCTCCCCTTCGCATCGCTGATCTGATGAATTCATCATATCGAGATATGCTCGAGGCATGACCGACACGCTTCCCCTGTGCCCGGAATGCTCCAGCGAGCACGCCTACGAGATGGGCGCGCTGCTGGTGTGCCCGATGTGCGGACACGAGTGGTCGCCGGCCGAATCCGCCTCAGCATCCACCGAGGAGTCCGCCGAACGCGTCGTGAAGGACGCCGTCGGCAACGTCCTCGCCGACGGCGACACGGTCGTGGTGACCACCTCGATCAAGGTGAAGGGATCACCGCAGGGCATCAAGGCCGGCACCAAGGTGCGCGGCATCCGCCTCATCGACCCGGTCAACGGCCACGACATCGACTGCAAGGTCGACGGCTTCGGCGCCATGCTGCTCAAGTCGAGCCTCGTGAAGAAGGCCTGAGCGCGGCACGCCGCGCGCAGCGAGCTCGCAGAGCGCAGGAGATGTGGCCTGCGACCGTGAAAGGATCGAGACACCATGCTTCTCGATCCCACTCCCCTCCGCGACGCCGATCCGGATGCCGTGTACATGGCATTCGTCGAATGGGCGGAGTCGACCGGCATCAGCCTGTACCCCGCGCAGGACGAAGCTGTCATCGAGATCGTCTCGGGACAGAACCTGATTCTGAGCACCCCGACCGGCACTGGCAAGTCGCTCGTCGCCGTCGGCGCCCACTTCGCCGCCCTCGCCGACGGCCGCCGCACGTACTACACCGCGCCCATCAAAGCACTGGTGAGCGAGAAGTTCTTCGCGCTGGTCGACACGTTCGGCCCCGAGAACGTGGGCATGATCACCGGCGACTCGTCGGTGAACTCCGATGCCCCGATCATCTGCTGCACGGCTGAGATCCTGGCGAACCTCGCGCTGCGCGAGGGGTCGGATGCTGATGTCGGCCAGGTCGTGATGGACGAGTTCCACTTCTACGCCGACCCCGATCGAGGTTGGGCGTGGCAGGTGCCGCTGCTCACGCTGCCGCAGGCGCAGTTCATCCTGATGTCGGCGACCCTCGGGGATGTGACGGAGCTGGCATCCGATCTCACCCGGCGCACCGGGCGCGAGACGGCCGTCGTGACCGGCGTCGAGCGGCCGGTGCCGCTGCACTTCTACTACGAGCTCACGCCGATCCACGAGACCGTCGAAGAACTGCTGACCACCGGGCAGGCTCCGATCTACGTCGTGCACTTCTCGCAGGCGGCCGCGATGGAGCGCGCGCAGGCGCTGTCGAGCACCAAGATCGCCACCCGAGAGCAGCGGGATGCCATCGCCGAGCTGATCGGCGAGTTCCGCTTCACGACCGCGTTCGGCAGGACTCTGTCGAAGTTCCTGCGGGCCGGTATCGGCGTGCACCACGCGGGCATGCTTCCGAAGTACCGGCGCCTCGTCGAGCAGCTCGCCCAGCGCGGCATGCTGCGGGTGATCTGCGGCACCGACACCCTCGGCGTCGGCATCAACGTGCCGATCCGCACGGTGCTGCTGACCGCGCTGACGAAGTTCGACGGACAGCGGATGCGACAGCTGAACGCCCGCGAGTTCCACCAGATCGCCGGCCGCGCCGGCCGCGCCGGATTCGACACGGCCGGAACCGTCGTCGCCCAGGCACCGGAGCACGAGACCGAGAACGCCGCGGCGATCAAGAAGGCCGGCGACGATCCGAAGAAGAAGCGCAAGCTGATCCGCAAGAAGGCACCGGACGGCTTCGTGTCGTGGGGCGAGCCGTCGTTCCGCAAGCTGATCGACGCCGAGCCCGAGACGCTCACCTCGCACATGCAGATCACCAGCGCCATGATGCTCAACGTGATCGCCCGCGGCGGCGACGTGTTCGGCAATATGCGCGCGCTGGTATACGACAATCACGAACCGCGTGCGAAGCAGCGTCTGCTCGCCCTTCGCGCGTTGGGGATCTACCGCACGCTGCGGGAATCGGGCATCGTCGAGCAGACGGCTGACGGCGAGGTGCGTCTCACGGTCGACCTGCAGCCGAACTTCGCGTTGAACCAGCCGCTGTCGCCGTTCGCGCTGGCGGCGTTCGAGCTGCTGGATCCGGATGCTGCGACGTTCGCGCTCGACATGATCTCGATCGTCGAGTCGACGCTCGACGACCCGCGCGCCGTGCTCGGACAGCAGGAGTTCCTCGCGCGGGGCGAAGCCGTGGCCGAGATGAAGCGCGAGGGCATCGAATACGACGAGCGCATGGAGCTGCTCGAGCAGATCACCTATCCGAAGCCGCTGGAAGAGCTGCTCGGTGCGGCCTTCGAGACCTACAGCTCTGCGCAGCCGTGGATCCGCGACTTCGAACTGCACCCGAAGTCGGTCGTGCGCGACATGTACGAGCGAGCCATGTCGTTCGGGGAATATGTCGCGTACTACAAGATCGCCCGCTCAGAGGGGGTCGTGCTGCGATACCTGTCCGACGCGTACCGCGCGGCATCGCAGACGATCCCGGAGCACCTGAAGAACGAAGACCTGCGCGACCTCATCGAGTGGCTCGGCGAGCTGGTGCGCCAGGTCGACTCGTCACTGCTCGACGAGTGGGAAGAGCTGCGCGCTGGCATCGACAACGGGGTGTTCGACGTGCCGCGTCACGATGACGAGCCGGTCGTGCCGCCGGCACCCAAGCGCCTCACCTCGAACGTGCGCGCCTTCCGCACCCTGGTGCGCAACGAGCTGTTCCGTCGCGTGCAGCTCGCCGCCCGCGAGGACGTCGATGCACTGGCATCCCTCGACGCCGACTTCGGCGCCGACGCCTGGGACGCGTCGCTCGACGCGTACTTCGCCGAGCACGATGAGATCCTCACAGGGCCAGATGCCCGCAGCGCGAAGCTGCTGATACTCACCGAAGGCCAGACGATGTGGACCGCACGCCAGATCCTCGACGATCCCGCCGGCGACCACGACTGGGGCATCTCGGCGACGATCGATCTGGCGGCATCCGATGAAGCCGGCGAAGCCGTCGTCACGGTGACCGGCGTCGACCGGCTGTAGACCGACCCGCCGTTCGGCAGTCGCCGGCCGAGAAAGCCGGCCGGTGGATCATGAATGTCGAGGGTCAGCCTCCCCCGGCCCTCGTCCGCGCAGCATCCGCTCCCCCATCTCACAGAGCGCGCGTCGCACCTCCTCGCCCTCGAGCACCTCGAACTCGATGCCGCTCATGCCGATGTACAGCGCGAACTCCTCCGGTGTGCGGGCGCCGGCGGTGAGGATGCTGGTGCCGTCGACGTCGTCGACGACCTGGGCGATCGACGCGTCGAAGTGCTGAGATACCTGTGCCGCGGGCGCATGCATGCGCAGCCGCGCCCGGATCGGATAGGGCGCCGTCGTGATGCTGTGCGCTGTGAACTGCCGCAGCGCATCGTCGGGGATGTCGCGCTGGGGAAAGTCCTCACGAAGTTCGACCGGGCGTCGCAGCCGGTCCACGCGCAGCGTGCGCCAGGCTTCGCGTGTGGGGTCCCAGGCGACCAGATACCAGCGCTCTGCGGTGTGCACGATGCGGTGCGCCTCGATGACCCGCTGAATCTCGACACCGTCATGGCGGGTGTAGTCGACACGCAGTCTCCGATGGGCGGCGATGGCAGCGGCGAGCGCGGTGACGACCTCGAAGTCGATGTCCTGCCTGCCCTCTGCGAGCGGCACCATCGCCTGCTCGACCTCGACGATCTGCCGGCGGGTCGCCGGTGACAGAGACTGCTCCAGCTTCGCGAGTGCGCGGGCCGCGGCATCCTCCATCCCCGTCACCACGGTCGTCGCGGCGGCCCGCAACCCCACGGCGATCGCGACGGATTCGTCCGGGGCGAGCGTGAGCGGCGGCACCTCGGCGCCGGCGCCGAGCCGGTATCCACCGTGTCTCCCGCGGGTCGCTTCGACGCCGTACCCGAGTTCACGAAGGTCGTCGATGTCGCGCCGCAGCGTGCGACCGCTCACTTCGAGGCGCTCGCGCAGTTCGGCGCTGCTCCATGCCCTGCGCACCTGCAGCAGTGCGAGCAGGGCAAGTGTCCGTCCCGTGGTTCGAGTCATGCATCCAGCCTGTTTGCGTATCAGGACATATTGTGACCTATTAGGGCGAGAAGCTGAAGTCATGAACACGAACCGGGTCCAGCCCTTCCGCATCGAGATCGCCGACTCCGCCGTTGCAGATCTGCAGCATCGGCTCGAGAACGCGCGGTTCCCGCAGCCCCTTCCAGTCGACGACAGCAGCACCGGCATCCCGTCGGCGGAACTGCAGCGTCTGATGGCCCGGTGGGCTCAGCACGACTGGCGCGCGACAGAGGCACGACTCAACGCCCTGCCGCAGATCATCACGAACATCGACGGCCAGAACATCCATGCCGTGCACGTGCGGTCGCCGCATCCCGATGCGACGCCTCTGCTGCTCATGCACGGTTGGCCAGGGTCGTTCCTCGAGTTCGAAGCGCTGATCGGGCCGCTCACCGATCCACTCGCCCACGGCGGCGCGGCATCCGACGCCTTCGATGTCGTGATTCCGTCGCATCCCGGCTTCGGCTTCTCGACGCCGCTGGTCGGCGCGGACTGGAAGCGCAGCGATATCGCGGTCGTGATGCTCGAGCTGATGACGCGGCTAGGCTACGAGCGCTTCGCGATCCAGGGCGGCGACATGGGGGCGGGCGTCGCGCCCGAGATGGGGCGCATCGCACCGGACCGTGTGATCGGCATCCACGCGAACGGTTCGCTCGGATCATTCGTCGGACAGGTCGACGACGAGACAGCCGCGGCGCTCACGCCCCTGGAGCGCGATCGGCTGCGGCGGGTCAGCGAGTTCATGCAGCGGGAGTTCGGCTACATCTCGATCCAGTCGACACGACCCGCCCTGATCGGTGCGATGCTCGCCGACAGCCCGGTGGCGCAGTTCGCGTGGATCCACGACAAGATCCAGGCGTGGACGCATCCGGCGGAGACCTCCGCCGCCGACCTCATCGGAGAGCGATTCCTGTTCGAGAACGCGGCGCTCTACTGGTTCACGGCCACAGGTGGGACGGCCGCGTACGTCGGATACGCGCAGGATGCCGGATGGGGAGCCGTGCCCGAGAACTCGGGTGTTCCCACCGCGGTGATGGTGTTCGCGCACGACGTCGGACTGCGATTCGCGGAGGAGAAGTCGAACACGATCGTGCGCTGGACCGACGTCGAAGGTCGCGGCGGACACTTCGCCGCATTGGAGGAGCCGCACCTGCTGCTGGCGGACGTGCGGGAGTTCTTCGCGGGACTGCGGTCTGATCGCTTGCCGCGGTGAGGCGGCGTGAACAGCCCGGAGTCGCGGCCGAGCGCACCCCCTTGACGACGTCGGGTGAGCCCACCCTCCCACTCACCGCGGCACCCCCTCGAGTGCACTGGCCACCATCCGCCGCACCAGCTCCGGGTATGACACCCCGGCGGCCGCGAACATCAGCGGCACCTGTGACTGCGCGGTCATTCCAGGTGTCGTGTTCACCTCGTTCAGCACCGGCCCTTCTGCAGTGAGGAAGAAGTCGATGCGTGCGACGCCCGCGCAGCCGAGGGCATCGAACATCCGCAGTGCGGCACCGGTCAACGCGGTCCGGTCGCGGCGCGACAGCTCGGCGGGCACCTCGAAGCGCGCCGTGCCGTCGTACTTGCTCGCCGTGTCGAACAGTCCGTTCGCGTGGATCTCCAACGGCGGCGTCGCCCAGCGCACGCCGCCCGAATCACGCAGCACCGCGACGTCGATCTCTCGACCGCGCACGACCTGCTCGATGAGGATGCGGCGGTCATGGTGCGCCGCCTCGTGCAGCGCCGCCTGCAGCTGATCGGCCTGACGCACCAGCGTCACGCCGTGACTCGACCCGGCGCTGACGGGTTTGACGACCACTTCCTGCTCGAACTCGATGTCGCCGATGTCGGAGGCGTCGACGAGCTGCGCCGGGGCTGTGCGGATGCCGATGGCCTCGGCCACGAGCTTGGTCGCCCATTTGTCCATGCCGATCGCGCCGGCGGCAACACCGGATCCCACAACGGGCACGTGTGCGAGGGCGCACAGCGCGGCGAGCGCGCCGTCCTCCCCGCCGCGGCCGTGCACGACAGGGAGCACTGCGTCGGCCCCCGCGAGAACTCCGACGGCGAGCTGCAGCGACAGCGCCGGTGTCGGCGCCAGCGGCACGCCGTCGTGCATCCAGCATCCA from Microbacterium sp. H1-D42 carries:
- a CDS encoding zinc ribbon domain-containing protein YjdM — protein: MTDTLPLCPECSSEHAYEMGALLVCPMCGHEWSPAESASASTEESAERVVKDAVGNVLADGDTVVVTTSIKVKGSPQGIKAGTKVRGIRLIDPVNGHDIDCKVDGFGAMLLKSSLVKKA
- a CDS encoding DEAD/DEAH box helicase, with protein sequence MLLDPTPLRDADPDAVYMAFVEWAESTGISLYPAQDEAVIEIVSGQNLILSTPTGTGKSLVAVGAHFAALADGRRTYYTAPIKALVSEKFFALVDTFGPENVGMITGDSSVNSDAPIICCTAEILANLALREGSDADVGQVVMDEFHFYADPDRGWAWQVPLLTLPQAQFILMSATLGDVTELASDLTRRTGRETAVVTGVERPVPLHFYYELTPIHETVEELLTTGQAPIYVVHFSQAAAMERAQALSSTKIATREQRDAIAELIGEFRFTTAFGRTLSKFLRAGIGVHHAGMLPKYRRLVEQLAQRGMLRVICGTDTLGVGINVPIRTVLLTALTKFDGQRMRQLNAREFHQIAGRAGRAGFDTAGTVVAQAPEHETENAAAIKKAGDDPKKKRKLIRKKAPDGFVSWGEPSFRKLIDAEPETLTSHMQITSAMMLNVIARGGDVFGNMRALVYDNHEPRAKQRLLALRALGIYRTLRESGIVEQTADGEVRLTVDLQPNFALNQPLSPFALAAFELLDPDAATFALDMISIVESTLDDPRAVLGQQEFLARGEAVAEMKREGIEYDERMELLEQITYPKPLEELLGAAFETYSSAQPWIRDFELHPKSVVRDMYERAMSFGEYVAYYKIARSEGVVLRYLSDAYRAASQTIPEHLKNEDLRDLIEWLGELVRQVDSSLLDEWEELRAGIDNGVFDVPRHDDEPVVPPAPKRLTSNVRAFRTLVRNELFRRVQLAAREDVDALASLDADFGADAWDASLDAYFAEHDEILTGPDARSAKLLILTEGQTMWTARQILDDPAGDHDWGISATIDLAASDEAGEAVVTVTGVDRL
- a CDS encoding oxidoreductase: MTNILITGASSGIGARVAALLAAQGLTVYGAARNTTAIAAIDGVAPVALDLTDEQSIQHAVATATENGPIDVLINCAGYGEFGSVEETSLADARAQLEVNVLGAVGLIQAALPGMRAAGRGRIVNVSSLAGEFAAPLGGWYHASKFALEALSDSLRGEVAQFGIDVTLVQPSYVATDWHNTAMDRLEQTSARGPYAKMAAAMRAYFASPGMAKQMSSADAVAELIVKAALTARPKTRYRIGPGANIAVALATFLPDRTFDAMTRKQFGYA
- a CDS encoding YafY family protein, which produces MTRTTGRTLALLALLQVRRAWSSAELRERLEVSGRTLRRDIDDLRELGYGVEATRGRHGGYRLGAGAEVPPLTLAPDESVAIAVGLRAAATTVVTGMEDAAARALAKLEQSLSPATRRQIVEVEQAMVPLAEGRQDIDFEVVTALAAAIAAHRRLRVDYTRHDGVEIQRVIEAHRIVHTAERWYLVAWDPTREAWRTLRVDRLRRPVELREDFPQRDIPDDALRQFTAHSITTAPYPIRARLRMHAPAAQVSQHFDASIAQVVDDVDGTSILTAGARTPEEFALYIGMSGIEFEVLEGEEVRRALCEMGERMLRGRGPGEADPRHS
- a CDS encoding SulP family inorganic anion transporter, with product MNLRSARMLLPSASDYRALPRTWRGDLLAGVTVGIVALPLALAFGVSSGAGAESGLVTAIVAGAVAAIFGGSNVQVSGPTGAMVVVLAPILAVHGAGALAAICLMAGLIVLIAGVLRLGRTVGYIPWPVIEGFTLGIAVIIFLQQVPTATGTPVGESTNAVIAAAQSLAAVAWPKLGWSLLLVGIVVVIMLLSTRLHPRFPGSLLAIVVASLIAALVGLPVDTIGELPTGLPAPMLPAVDLTTLLSLVGPAVAVAALAAIESLLSIRVAATLADTGQYDADRELVGQGLASIASGLFGGMPATGAIARTAVNVRAGARTRAASTVHALLLLAIALVGASVVAHIPLAALAGVLMVTAVRMITPSTVRTVLRSTRADAAVFIVTAVITISVDLIYAVLIGLLVAGFFALRQLAGTSGVHREELPGLAQPGDERIAVFRLEGALFFGAAERMLERVAELRDIEVIVIRMSQLQILDATGAQVITELITSLERRGITVLVKGIPPQHRPLAERVGVLASLRHQNHLFDELGAAVAHARSHVARAAAP
- a CDS encoding epoxide hydrolase, producing MNTNRVQPFRIEIADSAVADLQHRLENARFPQPLPVDDSSTGIPSAELQRLMARWAQHDWRATEARLNALPQIITNIDGQNIHAVHVRSPHPDATPLLLMHGWPGSFLEFEALIGPLTDPLAHGGAASDAFDVVIPSHPGFGFSTPLVGADWKRSDIAVVMLELMTRLGYERFAIQGGDMGAGVAPEMGRIAPDRVIGIHANGSLGSFVGQVDDETAAALTPLERDRLRRVSEFMQREFGYISIQSTRPALIGAMLADSPVAQFAWIHDKIQAWTHPAETSAADLIGERFLFENAALYWFTATGGTAAYVGYAQDAGWGAVPENSGVPTAVMVFAHDVGLRFAEEKSNTIVRWTDVEGRGGHFAALEEPHLLLADVREFFAGLRSDRLPR
- a CDS encoding D-alanine--D-alanine ligase, with amino-acid sequence MKRIVVIGGGESAEHAVSLAGADGLAAALEQAGFAVERLTISADGCWMHDGVPLAPTPALSLQLAVGVLAGADAVLPVVHGRGGEDGALAALCALAHVPVVGSGVAAGAIGMDKWATKLVAEAIGIRTAPAQLVDASDIGDIEFEQEVVVKPVSAGSSHGVTLVRQADQLQAALHEAAHHDRRILIEQVVRGREIDVAVLRDSGGVRWATPPLEIHANGLFDTASKYDGTARFEVPAELSRRDRTALTGAALRMFDALGCAGVARIDFFLTAEGPVLNEVNTTPGMTAQSQVPLMFAAAGVSYPELVRRMVASALEGVPR
- a CDS encoding metalloregulator ArsR/SmtB family transcription factor, translated to MLSDPNRPLYEVKAGLFKGLAHPIRIRILEVLSSTPEATVTDLLRVVELEPSHVSQHLAVLRRNRLVVSERRGSLVFYRLAYPQVAGLLRVARALLGEILETTQQQLVERDHLPAIPARA